TCTGCCTTCCCTGGGGGATGTTGGAGAAGGCCAGCAGGCTTGGCGTTTTTTCCCTTCCCGCGAGGACGAGGTCCGCACCCTCGTGCGGCTGGCTTCGGAGCGTTTAGGGGTGAGCCGGTTCGGGGTGCTGTACCCGGAAGAGCCGTTCGGCACGGACATGGCCTCGATTTTCCGTCAGGTGACCTTGCAAACCGGAGGAACTATAGCTTCCCAGCGTTCCTACCCGCCGAAAACATCGCCAGACTGGGGAGAACGCATAGCGGAATTGTTGAAGGTTCCCGACAGCTTCGACAAGGAAGCTCCGCTGCCGCCGACGGATTTTCAGGCCGTGTTTCTCCCGGACGGCTGGTCCCAGGCACAGCTTTTGGTGCCGAATTTCTTTTTTTATGATGCCACGGACATGCTCTTTCTGGGCCCAAGTCTTTGGAGCAGCGCCCTGGAGCGCGTCAGCGACGTGGAAGAGACCTATTTCAAGCTGGCGGTTTGCCCTGGCGCCTGGAATCCGCAAAGCCCGGGGGCCGTCAAACTTCAGCAACTGCTTGATTCCGAGGGGCTTGGACCTGCGGATATGTGGGTGGCCCTGGGGTACGACTGGCTCCGCATGTCTGCCGGACTGGGCGGGCTGCCGCAAGGCTGGACCCCGGCTCAGGTCACGGCGCGGTTGCAGCGTCTGAATATGGAATACAGCATGGCTCCCATGGGATGGGATGCGGACGGCATGGCCTTTCAGCAGCTCTATTTGTTCCGGCCCGGCGCTGACGGTGGCGCGGTGCTGGTGGATCCCGAGCAGTTGGCCCAGCGTCTGGAGGCGGCCCGCGCCAAGCGCAAGCATCGCCAGATCCTTTGGGAGGAGAATCAGTCCGAACAATAATCGAATAGTAATGGTCCCGATGGTTTGCACATTGTGCAAGGCAATGACCGACCCTGAATCGCCCGGCGTGGGCAAGGAGATTGCTCGATGCGGATCAGCCCGGAAGAAGTGGCTCGAGTGGCCCGTCTGGCCCGACTGGATTTGAGTGAGGAAAAGGTGGAATTGTTCGCCGGACAGCTCGGCGATATTCTTGATCATATGGATAAGCTCAGTGAAGTGGACACCGGGGATGTGGAGCCGCTCTATAGTCCGGTGGAGCACGTCAGCGTGCTCCGGCCCGATGTGGCGGCCAAGGAACATTCCCGCGAGGAAATTTTGT
The Paucidesulfovibrio gracilis DSM 16080 DNA segment above includes these coding regions:
- the gatC gene encoding Asp-tRNA(Asn)/Glu-tRNA(Gln) amidotransferase subunit GatC, producing the protein MRISPEEVARVARLARLDLSEEKVELFAGQLGDILDHMDKLSEVDTGDVEPLYSPVEHVSVLRPDVAAKEHSREEILSNAPETDGNHFIVPRIV